A stretch of Bacillus pseudomycoides DNA encodes these proteins:
- a CDS encoding YuzB family protein: MIKPLIEFCVGNLASGSQAALEKFEKDPNLDVMEYGCLGYCGICFEGPFALVNGEVVQGATVEELVKNVYDYLDENPMF; encoded by the coding sequence TTGATTAAGCCATTAATCGAATTCTGTGTAGGTAACCTTGCGAGTGGCTCACAAGCAGCGTTAGAAAAATTTGAAAAAGATCCAAATTTAGATGTTATGGAGTACGGTTGTCTAGGATATTGTGGTATTTGTTTTGAAGGGCCTTTTGCACTTGTAAACGGAGAAGTCGTACAAGGTGCAACGGTAGAAGAGCTTGTGAAAAACGTATATGACTACTTAGATGAAAATCCAATGTTTTAA
- a CDS encoding NAD(P)/FAD-dependent oxidoreductase, with product MKHLVLLGGGYGGMRILQRLLPNNQLPDDVQVTLIDKVPYHCFKTEYYALVAGTISETHIRIPFPEHPRLNIQYGTVTNVDLENKAVHLDSGEEIQYDDLIIGLGCEDKYHNVPGAKEYTHSLQSIEQTRKTYEQLNSLEPNATVAVVGAGLSGVEVASELRESRSDLKIYLFDRKDRILFPFPEKLSRYVEEWFVKHNVTIIRNSNITKVEPNVVYNHDEPLECDAIVWTAGIQANEVVRNLPVEQDSSGRVVLTKYHNIPNNEHVYVVGDCASLPHAPSAQLAEGQGEQIVQILLKRWNNEALPDELPVIKLKGVLGSLGKKHGFGLLANQPLMGRVPRLLKSGILWMYKYHNG from the coding sequence ATGAAACACCTCGTATTACTGGGCGGTGGCTACGGTGGAATGAGAATTCTGCAGCGGCTTCTTCCAAACAACCAACTTCCAGATGATGTCCAAGTGACATTAATCGACAAAGTACCATACCATTGTTTTAAAACAGAATATTACGCATTAGTAGCGGGGACAATTTCAGAAACGCATATTCGTATTCCGTTTCCAGAGCACCCGCGCCTCAACATCCAATACGGAACAGTAACAAATGTTGACCTTGAAAACAAAGCCGTTCATCTCGATAGCGGTGAAGAAATTCAATATGATGATTTAATTATCGGACTTGGTTGTGAAGACAAATATCACAACGTTCCAGGCGCAAAAGAATATACACATAGCCTACAATCTATTGAGCAAACACGCAAAACATATGAACAATTGAACAGCTTAGAACCTAACGCAACAGTTGCTGTTGTCGGTGCTGGTTTAAGCGGCGTTGAGGTGGCAAGTGAACTTCGAGAAAGCCGTTCTGATCTAAAGATCTACTTATTTGACCGAAAAGATCGTATTTTATTTCCTTTCCCAGAAAAATTAAGTAGATACGTAGAAGAGTGGTTCGTAAAGCATAATGTTACAATTATACGAAACTCTAACATTACAAAAGTAGAACCGAACGTTGTGTACAACCATGACGAACCACTGGAATGCGATGCAATCGTATGGACAGCTGGCATTCAAGCAAATGAAGTTGTTCGAAATCTTCCAGTTGAACAAGATAGTAGTGGACGGGTCGTATTAACAAAATATCATAATATTCCGAATAACGAGCATGTTTATGTTGTAGGAGATTGTGCTTCCCTTCCACACGCCCCATCTGCACAGCTTGCTGAAGGCCAAGGTGAACAAATTGTCCAAATATTATTAAAACGTTGGAATAATGAAGCACTTCCTGATGAACTACCTGTTATTAAATTAAAAGGAGTTCTCGGTTCTCTCGGTAAGAAGCACGGATTCGGGCTATTAGCAAATCAACCATTAATGGGACGTGTACCTAGACTTTTAAAGTCCGGCATTCTTTGGATGTATAAATATCATAATGGTTAA
- a CDS encoding ATP-binding cassette domain-containing protein produces the protein MFLLKDVTYKDILHIPYLEIHKEKTTCIIGESGSGKSTLLRMLNDLQSPTTGEIEYNGAPISSYPPIQLRREVVMLGQTPPIFDGTVKDNLLMGLRFSEKPFPPDEALQEALAIVNLEKDLTSIASLLSGGEKQRLSLARVLLMDPPVYLLDEPTSALDADTEKRVMQNFTTIAKQKKKTVIFITHSQQLPEEIAADIIEISKTKGAIRREVHAFEGRY, from the coding sequence ATGTTTCTATTAAAAGACGTAACATATAAAGACATCTTACATATTCCTTACTTAGAGATTCACAAAGAAAAAACCACCTGCATTATCGGTGAAAGTGGTAGCGGAAAAAGTACGTTACTTCGCATGCTCAATGATCTACAATCACCAACAACTGGCGAAATTGAATATAACGGTGCCCCCATTTCGTCTTATCCACCTATTCAATTACGTCGTGAAGTTGTTATGCTAGGGCAAACTCCTCCTATATTTGATGGAACAGTAAAAGATAATTTGTTAATGGGACTTCGCTTTTCAGAGAAACCTTTCCCACCTGACGAAGCACTACAAGAAGCTCTCGCAATTGTAAACTTAGAAAAAGATTTAACAAGTATCGCCTCATTATTATCTGGTGGCGAAAAGCAACGGCTTTCCTTAGCGCGCGTATTATTAATGGACCCGCCCGTTTATTTATTAGATGAGCCAACATCTGCATTAGATGCTGATACAGAAAAACGCGTCATGCAAAATTTCACTACAATTGCGAAACAAAAAAAGAAAACAGTTATCTTTATTACCCATTCACAACAGCTTCCAGAAGAAATAGCAGCCGACATTATTGAAATTAGTAAAACAAAAGGTGCTATTAGAAGGGAAGTGCACGCATTTGAAGGGCGTTATTGA
- a CDS encoding ABC transporter permease — MKGVIELQIWQLAAAYIFIIILIGLVKLKGIPREKQITIATFRMTIQLVLVAYVLTYIFENSNPFYTIAIIISITTFAIFNIYKRVNIPMSKELKRVAALSMIAGSIGPLLLFIFVIIGHDPWYAPQYIVPIAGMLIGNAMTGVSLGANTFLNNMKSQREQIEGALMLGATPKQAAAPLVRDAFDSALLPTINSMVGMGIISLPGMMTGQILSGISPFTAIQYQIAIILGISGSTAFSVIIFLQLGYKTFFNKRCQLKKMGS, encoded by the coding sequence TTGAAGGGCGTTATTGAATTACAAATTTGGCAACTTGCTGCAGCATATATTTTCATTATTATTTTAATCGGCCTTGTAAAATTAAAAGGAATACCACGTGAAAAACAAATTACGATCGCTACATTCCGTATGACTATTCAACTTGTGCTTGTTGCATACGTACTTACATACATATTTGAAAATAGTAATCCATTTTATACAATTGCTATTATTATTTCTATTACTACATTTGCTATTTTCAACATTTATAAACGAGTTAATATACCTATGTCAAAAGAGTTAAAACGTGTGGCCGCACTCTCAATGATTGCAGGATCAATCGGACCGCTTTTATTATTTATCTTTGTCATTATTGGACACGACCCTTGGTATGCTCCACAATATATCGTTCCAATCGCTGGAATGCTTATTGGTAATGCCATGACTGGTGTGTCGCTCGGTGCAAATACATTCTTAAACAATATGAAATCACAACGTGAGCAAATTGAAGGTGCACTGATGCTTGGCGCAACTCCGAAGCAAGCAGCCGCTCCGCTTGTAAGAGATGCTTTTGATTCAGCCCTTTTACCAACCATTAATTCCATGGTAGGAATGGGAATCATTAGCCTCCCTGGTATGATGACAGGGCAAATTTTATCAGGGATTTCACCATTTACTGCCATCCAATATCAAATTGCTATTATACTTGGCATTTCCGGAAGTACAGCTTTTTCTGTCATTATCTTTTTACAACTTGGGTATAAAACGTTTTTTAATAAGCGGTGTCAGTTAAAAAAGATGGGATCTTAA
- a CDS encoding zinc ribbon domain-containing protein yields MKKHKNCQSCGMPFSKDEKGGGTEKNGEKSTTYCSHCYENGEFTLPHITVDEMKQLVENKIVSFGFPRFLSKFFTRSIHKLERWKNS; encoded by the coding sequence GTGAAGAAACATAAGAACTGTCAAAGCTGTGGCATGCCGTTTTCAAAAGATGAAAAAGGTGGCGGCACAGAAAAAAATGGAGAAAAAAGTACAACGTATTGCAGTCATTGCTATGAAAATGGAGAATTCACGCTTCCGCATATTACAGTAGACGAGATGAAACAGCTTGTTGAAAATAAAATTGTTTCATTTGGTTTTCCCAGATTTTTATCTAAATTTTTCACAAGAAGTATTCATAAATTAGAGCGTTGGAAAAATAGTTAA
- a CDS encoding aminoglycoside adenylyltransferase domain-containing protein — MERLVEKGLPGEVKSLMEQYVTGLQDIFVNEKLIGVYVYGSIALGAFHLETSDVDFVTVTREAVSEAQKLQISELHKKLSKTTLGKRMDGMYIPFADLGKFNEEMQQYVYCADGKINIGHWDVNAVTWWTLKHGGITITGKEASELPFEVPWSEVVETMKYNVKQYWSEKASRPYLFLIEEWVESAVVTMGRILYTLEQKTIVSKDEGLQYMLKSSNDKWKPLLQEVERIRHNKGAKRTISIWKRANMTKKYLLSGIEECQRKWEG, encoded by the coding sequence ATGGAGAGGTTAGTGGAAAAGGGATTGCCAGGAGAAGTAAAGAGTCTAATGGAGCAATATGTAACTGGATTACAAGATATTTTCGTAAATGAAAAGTTAATTGGAGTATATGTATACGGTTCAATCGCCTTAGGGGCATTTCATTTAGAAACGAGTGACGTTGATTTTGTTACAGTAACGAGAGAAGCAGTCAGTGAAGCCCAAAAATTACAAATAAGTGAGTTACATAAAAAACTTAGTAAAACTACTTTAGGAAAAAGAATGGACGGTATGTATATTCCGTTTGCTGATTTAGGAAAATTTAATGAGGAAATGCAGCAGTATGTCTATTGCGCTGACGGGAAGATTAATATAGGTCATTGGGATGTGAATGCTGTGACATGGTGGACTTTAAAACATGGAGGGATTACCATCACTGGAAAAGAAGCAAGTGAACTTCCATTTGAGGTCCCATGGAGTGAAGTAGTAGAAACGATGAAATACAATGTGAAGCAATACTGGAGTGAAAAGGCATCAAGGCCATACTTGTTTTTAATTGAGGAATGGGTAGAATCAGCTGTTGTGACGATGGGACGTATTTTGTATACGTTAGAACAGAAAACGATTGTTTCAAAAGATGAGGGATTACAATATATGCTGAAATCGTCCAATGATAAATGGAAACCTTTGTTACAAGAGGTAGAGAGGATACGCCATAATAAGGGAGCCAAACGAACAATTTCTATTTGGAAGCGGGCAAATATGACGAAGAAGTATTTGCTTAGTGGGATAGAGGAATGTCAGAGGAAGTGGGAAGGGTAA
- a CDS encoding YuzD family protein, with amino-acid sequence MVNVQVYGAKVICASCVGMPSSTETFEWLQAAIGRKYEGQDDKFKFEYVDIQEEQEDAEKQEFVERVIEEDLFYPVVLVNGEIVGEGNPRLKDVYEEIEKYL; translated from the coding sequence ATGGTTAATGTTCAAGTATATGGGGCAAAAGTAATTTGTGCGAGCTGTGTTGGAATGCCATCTTCGACTGAAACATTTGAATGGCTACAAGCGGCAATTGGTCGTAAATATGAAGGACAAGATGATAAATTTAAGTTTGAATACGTTGATATTCAAGAAGAGCAAGAAGATGCAGAAAAGCAAGAATTCGTAGAGCGCGTAATTGAGGAAGATTTATTTTATCCAGTTGTTCTTGTAAACGGAGAAATCGTTGGAGAAGGAAATCCTCGTTTGAAGGACGTGTACGAAGAAATCGAGAAATATTTATAA
- a CDS encoding NifU family protein, protein MENPNMQEQVLEVLDKLRPFLLRDGGDVELVDIEEGIVKLRLMGACGSCPSSTITLKAGIERALLEEVPGVIEVEQVF, encoded by the coding sequence ATGGAAAACCCAAATATGCAAGAACAAGTACTAGAAGTATTAGATAAATTACGTCCGTTCTTACTTCGTGATGGCGGTGACGTTGAGTTAGTAGATATTGAAGAAGGTATTGTAAAACTACGCCTTATGGGTGCATGCGGTAGCTGCCCAAGTTCTACAATCACTTTAAAAGCTGGTATCGAACGCGCACTACTTGAAGAAGTACCAGGCGTTATCGAAGTAGAGCAAGTATTTTAA
- the yutH gene encoding spore coat putative kinase YutH, which yields MIQHIYEHYQMHVKELIPLGPYKSFWIRNKIYVLLPIGDMEEEVLVEMKKLSDYMNQQGDITVATFVPTVHGYYVSEIEEKNYCLLKGMRLLDRHATSLGSELSLFHKRGAFFPEEIEQLSRIGEWKSLWEKRLDQLERFWQSQLMNQPSDVFDQLFIESFPYYLGIAENAIQYVVDTEIDDTPQLADAATICQERFTPLLWQQTNKLKIPIDWVYDHPSRDLAEWIRYISMEKKKGWEETIFQFVTDYEKNYPLSSFGWRLLFARLLFPLRYFETVEQYYLTANEEQKSMYRDHLEDILHDVTRSEQFMKHFYEFLRLPVDKLGIRKLDWLS from the coding sequence ATGATTCAACATATTTATGAGCATTATCAAATGCATGTCAAAGAATTAATTCCTCTTGGCCCCTATAAAAGCTTTTGGATTCGCAATAAAATTTATGTACTTCTTCCAATTGGGGATATGGAGGAAGAGGTACTTGTTGAAATGAAAAAATTAAGCGATTATATGAACCAACAAGGGGATATTACTGTTGCGACGTTTGTTCCGACGGTGCATGGTTATTATGTAAGTGAGATAGAAGAAAAAAATTACTGCTTATTAAAAGGTATGCGTTTACTTGATCGACATGCTACTTCGTTAGGTAGTGAGCTTTCCTTATTCCATAAACGAGGCGCCTTTTTTCCTGAAGAAATAGAACAACTAAGTCGCATCGGTGAATGGAAGTCATTATGGGAAAAAAGGCTTGATCAATTAGAGCGATTTTGGCAATCACAACTTATGAATCAGCCATCAGATGTATTCGATCAACTATTTATTGAGTCTTTCCCGTATTATTTAGGCATTGCTGAAAATGCAATTCAATATGTTGTTGATACAGAAATAGATGATACACCTCAGCTTGCTGATGCAGCAACAATCTGTCAAGAACGCTTTACCCCTTTATTATGGCAGCAAACGAATAAATTAAAAATCCCCATCGATTGGGTATATGATCATCCAAGTAGAGATTTGGCAGAATGGATTCGCTATATATCGATGGAAAAGAAGAAAGGTTGGGAAGAAACAATTTTTCAGTTTGTAACGGATTATGAGAAAAATTACCCACTTTCTTCTTTTGGGTGGCGTCTCTTATTTGCACGTCTTCTCTTTCCGCTTCGCTATTTTGAAACGGTAGAACAGTACTATCTGACGGCAAATGAAGAACAAAAAAGTATGTACCGAGATCACTTAGAAGATATTTTACACGATGTGACCCGTTCAGAGCAATTTATGAAGCATTTTTATGAATTCCTTCGTTTGCCTGTTGATAAGCTTGGGATTCGAAAATTAGACTGGTTATCCTAA
- a CDS encoding phosphatidylglycerophosphatase A, whose protein sequence is MKESNQLQERALQLLQERGVTIDDIAELVHFLQKKYHPDLAMSECRYNVERVLSKREVQNALITGIELDVLAEKGMLSEPLQDIVKRDEGLYGVDEIIALSIVNVYGSIGFTNFGYIDKLKPGILEYLNDKSSGKVHTFLDDIVGAIAAAASSRLAHRAEHAE, encoded by the coding sequence ATGAAAGAATCCAATCAACTACAAGAAAGAGCATTACAACTACTACAAGAACGCGGTGTAACGATTGATGATATTGCGGAACTTGTTCATTTTCTTCAAAAAAAATATCATCCTGACTTAGCTATGTCAGAATGTCGTTACAACGTAGAACGTGTATTATCCAAACGCGAAGTACAAAATGCACTCATTACAGGAATCGAATTAGACGTCCTTGCTGAAAAAGGAATGTTAAGTGAACCATTACAAGATATCGTAAAACGTGACGAAGGCTTATATGGGGTCGATGAAATAATTGCACTTTCAATTGTAAACGTGTATGGCTCTATCGGTTTCACAAACTTTGGATATATTGATAAATTAAAACCAGGTATTTTAGAATACTTAAATGATAAATCATCTGGAAAAGTTCATACATTCCTTGATGATATTGTAGGAGCAATTGCTGCCGCTGCATCTAGTCGTTTAGCTCATCGTGCGGAGCATGCGGAATAA
- a CDS encoding stage V sporulation protein S, with amino-acid sequence MDNILKVSSKSNPNSVAGAIAGVLREKGSTEIQVVGAGALNQAVKAVAIARGFVAPSGIDLVLIPAFTDITINNEKSTAIKLIVGPRKFRS; translated from the coding sequence ATGGATAATATTTTAAAAGTATCATCAAAGTCCAATCCCAATTCAGTTGCAGGTGCCATTGCTGGTGTATTAAGAGAAAAGGGTAGTACAGAAATTCAAGTAGTTGGAGCTGGTGCTTTAAATCAGGCAGTTAAAGCCGTCGCTATTGCAAGAGGATTCGTAGCTCCTAGTGGCATTGACCTTGTTCTCATTCCAGCATTTACAGATATCACAATCAATAACGAGAAAAGTACAGCAATCAAATTAATTGTCGGCCCTAGAAAATTTAGATCGTAA
- a CDS encoding GNAT family N-acetyltransferase gives MNIHKLTELEAKEINTWKYEEPYSLYSFSGSEETIEELLDGTYYGCSNAHEELIGYFCFGENAQVPGGRDAKLYIGEDTLDIGLGIKPELTGKGMGKAFLQAGMNLAEEQIQPDKFRLSVAGFNKRAIRLYQQVGFIAEKTFDNRGREFILMTYSCRKKRN, from the coding sequence ATGAATATACACAAGCTAACAGAATTAGAAGCGAAAGAAATTAATACATGGAAGTACGAGGAACCATATTCGTTATACAGTTTTTCAGGCAGTGAAGAGACAATAGAAGAGTTATTAGATGGTACATATTATGGTTGCAGTAATGCACATGAAGAATTAATTGGCTACTTTTGCTTTGGAGAAAACGCACAAGTTCCAGGGGGAAGGGATGCGAAGTTATACATAGGAGAAGACACGTTAGATATTGGACTTGGTATAAAGCCAGAGCTAACAGGGAAAGGGATGGGGAAAGCCTTTTTGCAAGCAGGAATGAATTTGGCGGAAGAGCAAATCCAACCGGATAAGTTTCGTTTAAGTGTTGCAGGTTTTAATAAACGTGCAATAAGGTTATATCAGCAGGTAGGTTTTATAGCAGAAAAAACTTTTGATAATAGAGGAAGAGAGTTTATTTTGATGACATATTCGTGTAGGAAGAAGAGAAACTGA
- a CDS encoding HpcH/HpaI aldolase/citrate lyase family protein: MKYFSYLSHEEKQNLFYQEPITFSKDTAKDQLAYALGATLYTPGTKKTIADDIITKKHEGATSIVLCLEDSISDEEIQLAEQNVVIQMQLLAHIMDAGKLHPSDIPLLFIRVREPKQMTSLVHELGSAVHCISGFVFPKFTPANGRSYIDELRHINEQYALLLYGMPILESPEIIYKESRIEALLSIKAILNSYRDFILNVRIGATDFSGIFGIRRNKDTTIYDISIIRDCISDIINIFSRKADEYIISGPVWEYFGNKQRVLKPQLRQTPFRESLGNAGLTMREGMLHRYEDGLIHEVLLDQANGLIGKTVIHPSHIKLIQAMHTVTLEDYLDAKSIFENAHTYNGVMKSSFSNKMNEVKPHYNWARKTLLKSNIYGVLHEQQTFIDLLTEKTTEYVPHFK, from the coding sequence GTGAAGTATTTTTCCTATCTGTCTCATGAAGAAAAACAAAACCTTTTCTACCAAGAACCCATTACATTTTCAAAGGATACTGCAAAAGACCAATTAGCTTACGCATTAGGCGCTACTCTATACACACCTGGAACAAAAAAAACAATTGCAGATGATATCATTACAAAGAAGCACGAAGGTGCTACATCAATTGTACTTTGTTTAGAAGATTCCATTAGCGATGAAGAGATACAGCTTGCCGAGCAAAATGTTGTCATACAAATGCAACTACTGGCTCATATAATGGATGCAGGCAAACTTCATCCATCAGACATACCGTTACTTTTTATTCGAGTTCGTGAACCAAAGCAAATGACTTCCTTAGTTCATGAACTAGGGAGCGCCGTCCATTGTATAAGCGGTTTTGTCTTTCCAAAGTTCACACCAGCTAACGGAAGATCTTATATTGATGAACTAAGACATATAAACGAACAATATGCTCTTTTACTTTATGGGATGCCCATTTTAGAGTCTCCTGAAATCATTTATAAAGAAAGCCGTATTGAAGCATTGCTATCAATTAAAGCAATTTTAAATTCTTACCGCGATTTCATTTTAAACGTTCGAATTGGTGCTACCGATTTTTCTGGCATATTCGGCATTCGCCGCAATAAAGATACGACTATTTATGATATTTCTATCATTCGCGATTGTATCTCTGATATTATTAATATTTTTTCTAGAAAAGCAGATGAATATATTATCTCTGGACCTGTGTGGGAGTACTTTGGAAACAAACAGCGCGTTTTAAAACCTCAACTTCGTCAAACGCCATTTCGTGAATCGCTTGGGAACGCCGGCCTAACTATGCGCGAGGGAATGCTTCATCGTTATGAAGATGGCCTTATTCATGAAGTATTGCTCGATCAAGCAAATGGATTGATTGGAAAAACAGTTATTCATCCTTCCCACATTAAGCTCATACAAGCGATGCACACTGTCACGTTAGAAGATTATTTAGATGCAAAATCTATTTTCGAAAATGCTCATACGTATAACGGCGTAATGAAAAGTAGCTTTTCTAACAAAATGAATGAAGTGAAGCCCCATTATAATTGGGCGCGTAAAACATTGCTAAAATCTAATATTTACGGGGTGCTACATGAACAACAAACTTTCATCGATCTCCTTACCGAAAAGACAACAGAGTACGTACCACATTTTAAATAA
- a CDS encoding phosphoribosyltransferase family protein yields the protein MNNKLSSISLPKRQQSTYHILNKITVHLDILHNPYLLLPNELFQMAARINKKRGFLFVSTILGKHLPVPPAVSLASGCALAARYMEVLHRTHHPFQKEILNFITSKKYADDELEEILQYQFPLKKEVLFIGFAETATALGQAMFQCFQNAKYVHTTRENISQVEPIITFEEEHSHATSHRCYVNASYFQNEHQIVLVDDEITTGKTALNIIRSIQRKFPRKEYTVASLLDWRSDEHRQQFTELEKELDITIHTISLLSGSIEVIGSPVTTTYSENKTAHHPIQSQIAQHMVSCPTLPYTSIKHDVSYINYTGRFGISAEKQGDIHSFARKIGKELQEKRKSTYTLCLGTGEFMYLPMRIAAEMGENISYQSTTRSPIHPDTNDTQYAIHSRFSYISPEDERITNYFYNIQPNKYNEVFLFIERNLDGNALRHLLAQLQTVIPIIHIVSFSSLVESEEKEI from the coding sequence ATGAACAACAAACTTTCATCGATCTCCTTACCGAAAAGACAACAGAGTACGTACCACATTTTAAATAAAATAACCGTTCACCTAGACATACTTCATAATCCATATTTATTATTACCAAATGAGCTCTTTCAAATGGCAGCAAGAATCAATAAGAAGCGCGGCTTTTTGTTTGTCAGCACTATTTTAGGAAAACACCTTCCTGTTCCACCTGCTGTCTCACTGGCCAGTGGATGCGCTCTTGCAGCAAGATATATGGAAGTGCTTCATCGTACGCATCATCCCTTTCAAAAGGAGATTCTTAATTTCATTACTTCTAAAAAATACGCTGATGATGAACTAGAGGAGATCTTGCAGTATCAATTCCCTTTGAAAAAAGAAGTTCTATTTATCGGATTTGCTGAAACAGCTACCGCATTAGGACAAGCAATGTTTCAATGTTTTCAAAATGCAAAATATGTTCATACAACAAGAGAAAACATTTCCCAAGTAGAACCAATCATTACATTTGAAGAAGAACATTCTCACGCCACATCGCATCGTTGTTATGTCAATGCAAGCTATTTCCAAAATGAGCACCAAATCGTTCTTGTAGATGATGAAATAACAACTGGAAAAACTGCACTGAATATCATCCGGTCGATTCAAAGGAAGTTTCCTCGAAAAGAATATACAGTCGCTTCTTTACTTGATTGGCGCTCAGATGAGCACCGACAACAGTTTACAGAACTAGAGAAAGAGCTTGATATAACGATTCATACGATTTCTTTATTAAGCGGTTCAATTGAAGTCATCGGCAGTCCGGTTACAACAACTTATTCAGAGAATAAGACTGCCCATCACCCAATACAATCACAAATAGCACAACATATGGTTTCATGTCCTACTTTACCTTATACATCTATAAAGCATGATGTCAGTTACATAAACTACACAGGTCGCTTCGGCATTTCGGCTGAAAAACAAGGCGACATTCATTCTTTTGCTAGAAAGATTGGCAAGGAACTACAAGAAAAACGAAAAAGTACCTACACACTATGCTTAGGAACCGGCGAATTTATGTATCTCCCTATGCGAATTGCTGCTGAAATGGGTGAAAACATTTCATATCAATCAACAACGCGCAGTCCGATTCATCCTGACACTAATGACACACAATACGCTATTCATAGTCGTTTTTCCTATATAAGTCCTGAAGATGAGAGAATTACAAACTATTTTTATAACATCCAACCTAACAAATATAATGAAGTCTTTCTTTTTATAGAGCGCAATTTAGACGGGAATGCTTTACGCCACCTCCTAGCACAATTACAAACAGTTATTCCAATCATTCATATCGTTTCATTTAGCAGCTTAGTAGAAAGTGAGGAAAAAGAAATATGA